The following are from one region of the Nocardia terpenica genome:
- a CDS encoding carboxylesterase/lipase family protein, translating into MRRRRTRRNRSRDTCSSVPTIDVATADGVLRGRRGRRVARWRSVPYAAPPVGELRLRAPQPVSPWSGVRDATGFGFAAVQHREGARIGVRTLQPTGEDCLTLNVTAPVEPSSAPRPVLVFVHGGGYVIGTSAVELYSGARLAVRGDVVVVSINYRLGAFGYVDFSEFSTTGRSFDSNLGLRDQVAALTWVRGNIAAFGGDPDNVTVFGESAGANAVLSLFATPAAAGLFRRGIAQSAPADWALSPDQARIFARLCIENLGATTGDAARALTVASANDLRRAVGRAIDRVLRRQPGSFPIAPVVDGEFLPRAPIEAFADGTAQRLPLIIGTNRSEGTLFARFDPTVPTTAEQLRLALSRSGDDTLEKRVAATYPGYPARRAATRMGGDFVFWRPTVAVAQAHSRHAPTYAYRYDFAPRALRLSGFGATHALELVPVFGWVDTPVGRAMATAGGYRGFLAVQREFQDNWLAFARTGRPLPTWPEYSERRRGTRIIDYPARVEVDPDRAKRVAWEGVRVPALT; encoded by the coding sequence CAGTAGCGTGCCGACGATCGACGTCGCGACCGCGGACGGTGTCCTGCGCGGTCGCCGGGGCCGCCGCGTCGCGCGCTGGCGGTCGGTTCCCTACGCGGCTCCCCCGGTCGGGGAGCTGCGGCTGCGGGCGCCGCAGCCGGTGTCGCCCTGGTCCGGGGTGCGCGACGCCACCGGCTTCGGCTTCGCGGCCGTGCAGCACCGGGAGGGGGCGCGGATCGGGGTGCGGACCCTGCAGCCCACCGGGGAGGACTGCCTGACGCTGAATGTCACCGCCCCGGTCGAGCCGTCGTCGGCGCCGCGGCCGGTGCTGGTGTTCGTGCACGGCGGCGGGTATGTCATCGGCACCTCCGCGGTCGAGCTGTATTCGGGGGCGCGGCTGGCGGTGCGCGGCGACGTCGTCGTGGTCTCGATCAACTACCGGCTGGGCGCGTTCGGCTACGTCGATTTCAGCGAATTCTCCACCACCGGAAGGTCTTTCGACAGCAATCTCGGGCTGCGGGACCAGGTGGCCGCCCTGACCTGGGTACGAGGCAATATCGCGGCGTTCGGCGGCGATCCGGACAATGTCACCGTCTTCGGCGAATCCGCGGGCGCGAATGCGGTGCTGAGCCTGTTCGCCACGCCCGCGGCCGCGGGGCTGTTCCGGCGCGGGATCGCGCAGAGCGCCCCGGCGGACTGGGCGCTGAGCCCGGACCAGGCCCGGATCTTCGCGCGGCTCTGTATCGAAAACCTCGGTGCCACAACGGGAGACGCGGCGCGGGCGCTGACCGTCGCGAGCGCGAACGATCTGCGCCGGGCGGTGGGTCGAGCCATCGACCGCGTGCTGCGGCGGCAGCCGGGCAGCTTTCCCATCGCGCCGGTCGTCGACGGCGAGTTCCTGCCCCGCGCGCCGATCGAGGCGTTCGCCGACGGGACCGCGCAGCGGCTGCCGCTGATCATCGGCACCAATCGCAGCGAGGGGACGCTGTTCGCGCGGTTCGACCCGACGGTGCCGACCACGGCGGAGCAACTGCGCCTCGCGCTGTCGCGATCCGGTGACGACACCCTCGAAAAGCGGGTGGCGGCAACGTATCCCGGCTATCCGGCGCGGCGGGCCGCGACGCGGATGGGCGGGGACTTCGTGTTCTGGCGGCCCACGGTCGCGGTGGCCCAGGCGCACTCCCGGCACGCGCCGACCTATGCCTACCGCTACGACTTCGCGCCGCGCGCGCTGCGGCTGAGCGGTTTCGGCGCCACCCACGCGCTCGAGCTGGTCCCGGTGTTCGGCTGGGTCGACACCCCGGTCGGGCGCGCGATGGCGACGGCGGGCGGGTATCGCGGATTCCTCGCCGTGCAGCGCGAATTCCAGGACAACTGGCTGGCATTCGCGCGCACCGGGCGGCCGCTGCCGACCTGGCCGGAGTATTCCGAGCGGCGGCGCGGCACCCGGATCATCGACTACCCGGCCCGGGTGGAGGTGGATCCAGATCGGGCGAAAAGGGTTGCGTGGGAAGGGGTTCGGGTTCCGGCGCTGACCTGA